Sequence from the Nitrospinota bacterium genome:
AGATTTTTCTTTCCAGAGACTCAGTTTGCTTTTCAGAAGATTCCGGTAACAACACGGGCAATTTTTTGTAGGCCTTGAAAATCTCCGTTAGATAAAGTTCAGCTTTAAACTCCATCCGCATGACCCTTCGATGCGTGTACATATTCTTGAAAAGAAATTTTTTCAACTCCTTGTTCTTCTCATCCATCTCCGGCCCGAAACCCGCCACCCGCTGCGGTGCCGAACGAATATCGTCGGGGCTTCGCATATTTAATCGCGTCAAGTTTTGAATCGTATGTTCCCTGAAGTCCGTGATCAGGTCGTTGATAATTCTACGAACGATCTGATATTTTTTGAGCTTAAAGTCCAGATTCGAATATTTCTCATCCAGCAGTTTCTCGTTTTCTCTCCATAAGGCCACCTCCCGGAGTTTGTCAATATCCAATAGATTGGAAGTGATTCCGTCGTCCAGGTCATGGGCGTTGTAGGCGATTCCATCTGCGCAGTCCGCCACCTGCGCTTCCAAAGAAGGGTATCGGAATCCTGCATTCCTGGAAATGGGGTTCTCCGTATCCTTCGTGTGTTTGCTGATCCCTTCCAAAACTTCCCAGGTCAGATTGAGACCTTTAAATTCTGGATACTTTTTTTCAAGCAGTTTCACAATCCTGAGACTCTGCTTGTTGTGCTCAAAGCCTCCATGCTCTTTCATCAGCTCATTGAGAACACTTTGCCCGTTATGGCCAAAAGGAGGGTGCCCTAAATCATGTGAAAGGGCAATGGCTTCCGCCAGATCCTCATTTAATTGCATGGATTTGCAAATGGAGCGTGTGATTTGCGCCACTTCCAGCGAATGCGTCAACCGGGTGCGATAATAGTCCCCTTCGTGATATACGAAGACCTGGGTTTTGTATTCCAGCCGACGAAACGCAGACGAATGAATGACCCGGTCCCGATCCCGCTGAAAACGGGTCCGGTAAAGGTGCTCCTCTTCCGGGTACTGACGTCCCTGGCTTTCACCGCTTTTGATGGCATAGGGAGCCAGCCCTTGCTTTTCGATCTGTTCAATGTCCTGGCGTTTGATCAATCTTTCAAGTCCTTTAGAAAAGTTCTCTTCATCTGATAAAAAATGCCCCCCTTGCGTGCCGGCGGAATCCCCCAGGGCAAGAGTTTGTCTAATGAATGGATTTTATCAAATTCAAGGGCAGTTATCAGATTTCTTTGAAATCTGTTGAGATAAAGGAGAATCTGGTAATAGAGGAACCTGAAGGGGGGAGTTTAAAAAAGAGTTCTTTTTTGTCCAGAGCCTGTCGTCTAACCATCGCCTTCGTCATTGCTGTAGACGATCATCATCAAGGTTTTTTATTCGGCGCGAAGCGGGATTCAGTCAGCCATAAACGCATCGCATGTAAATACTGGGTCCAGCGGCACGCTGGGATGAAGGTCAGCCAACTTCCCTCCGTTCCACTGCTGGCTGTTTGATAGGGAGGGTTACAGTGAATTTACAACCTTCATTGAGTTTGCTTTCAACATGGATAGACCCGCCATGACGTTTAACGATCTTTTGACAAATGGCCAACCCCATGCCCGAACCTTCGTAATCGCTTCTTCCATGCAGGCGTTCGAAGGGTTTAAAAATCCGCTGGACATATTTTTCATCGAATCCTACGCCATTATCCTTAACAAGGATTTCACAAACGCTCGCCCCATTCATGTGGCCACGGATCACTATCTCTGGAGGAATATCTTTTTTGTGAAATTTCAAGGCATTGCCGATCAGGTTTTGAAATAATTGCCGCATCTGAATCCCGTCAGCTTCGATGATCGGGAGCGCTTCCATATGGACCTTTGCTTTTGACCGGGTGATCCGGCTTTCCAGATCAGACAATACATCCCTGATAATTTTTTCCAAATTTGTCTCTTTGAAAGGCTCCTCTTTGGTGCCGACTCTGGAATATAGGAGCAGCTCATCAATTAACGTCTGCATTCTGGAAGCGGCATTTCCCATACGCACCAAAAAATCCAGAGCTTTTTCGTTCATTGCCTCTGAAAATTGATCTTTCAATCGATCTCCAAACATAACCACCTTACGCAAAGGTTCCTGCAGATCATGCGAGGCGATGGAGGCAAAATCCTGTAAATCCTGATTGCTGCGTTTGAGTTCTTCCTCAATTTTTGTCCGTTCTGCAATTTCATTTTTCAATTGCCGGGCTTGATTTTCCAAAGTCTGCGTCCGTTCCTTGACAGTTTTTTCCAGGTTCAAGTTTTGGTTTTGGACGTGTTTGAAAAGCGAACCATTCTCAATCGCATAAGCCGTATTGGAAAGAATAATAGAAATTAAATTGAGTTGCTCTACAGGAACCTTGTGAACATCTCCTTCAAATCTTCCCACAAACATCCCTGCCACCCGCGATTTGGTGGCCACCCTATGAAGGATCAATTCACTGTCTGAATTCTGATCTGGCACCACTAAAGGACGACTTTGTCTCAGCGCCCAGGCAAAGTTCCCCTGTTCAATCTGATAAAGCACTTCCTTTTCTACGAACCCCCGGTCCGACTCGGGGTAACAATCCTCCAGCAAAAACTGGTTGTTCGGTTCTTCCACCAGATAAAAGGCCAGGGTGCGAAACTTCATGAACTGTTGCAAATGCTTCCGGGCATTCGCGAAAAGAAATTTAGGATCCCGATACAACTTGACATCTTTATCCATGTCCCACAAAGAGGCCAACCTCTCCAATGCAATGAAATACCAGCTATTGGTTTTTTCGAGGTAATCCACCCGGGATTTAATTTTCTCCATAGAATCCACGCCCATGTCTTCAAATTTATCCATGCTTGTTATTCCGGCAAAAAAATCTCGATGGTTTCATCATATTGATTTTGGATCTGTTGCCATAATAAGGGAAGAGAATCAACCTGCATCCCGATTTTCTCCCAGATTTCCGGTGCTAAAGGAGGAATCAAAACGTCTCCCGTGGAACCCAATTCCATACTTTTTGTGATCAAATCCGCCAGATTCAAAATTGCCACTTCTTTGAAATACTCAGTGGCTTCCAGAGGACTGTGGTGATTTTTGACAACATCTCCCAAATTCGGAGGAAGCCTCCATTCAGCCAATAAGGCCGCTCCAATTTGCCCATGATCAAACCCTAAAACCTCCCGCTCCACCTGGTAAGCAATTTTGCTTTCCGCGTGACACCGTTCCATGATTTTTCTGGCTTTCTCAGGATGATTTTCAAAAAGGATCAAACGGCCCACGTCATGTAGTATTCCAGTCAGGTAAT
This genomic interval carries:
- a CDS encoding deoxyguanosinetriphosphate triphosphohydrolase, giving the protein MIKRQDIEQIEKQGLAPYAIKSGESQGRQYPEEEHLYRTRFQRDRDRVIHSSAFRRLEYKTQVFVYHEGDYYRTRLTHSLEVAQITRSICKSMQLNEDLAEAIALSHDLGHPPFGHNGQSVLNELMKEHGGFEHNKQSLRIVKLLEKKYPEFKGLNLTWEVLEGISKHTKDTENPISRNAGFRYPSLEAQVADCADGIAYNAHDLDDGITSNLLDIDKLREVALWRENEKLLDEKYSNLDFKLKKYQIVRRIINDLITDFREHTIQNLTRLNMRSPDDIRSAPQRVAGFGPEMDEKNKELKKFLFKNMYTHRRVMRMEFKAELYLTEIFKAYKKLPVLLPESSEKQTESLERKICDYVSGMTDRYAISEYKNLFTPDERD
- a CDS encoding ATP-binding protein, which produces MDKFEDMGVDSMEKIKSRVDYLEKTNSWYFIALERLASLWDMDKDVKLYRDPKFLFANARKHLQQFMKFRTLAFYLVEEPNNQFLLEDCYPESDRGFVEKEVLYQIEQGNFAWALRQSRPLVVPDQNSDSELILHRVATKSRVAGMFVGRFEGDVHKVPVEQLNLISIILSNTAYAIENGSLFKHVQNQNLNLEKTVKERTQTLENQARQLKNEIAERTKIEEELKRSNQDLQDFASIASHDLQEPLRKVVMFGDRLKDQFSEAMNEKALDFLVRMGNAASRMQTLIDELLLYSRVGTKEEPFKETNLEKIIRDVLSDLESRITRSKAKVHMEALPIIEADGIQMRQLFQNLIGNALKFHKKDIPPEIVIRGHMNGASVCEILVKDNGVGFDEKYVQRIFKPFERLHGRSDYEGSGMGLAICQKIVKRHGGSIHVESKLNEGCKFTVTLPIKQPAVERREVG
- a CDS encoding HDOD domain-containing protein yields the protein MFSNPQDYIKGSVRLSSLPQIYFKINDVINDPESSFGDVAKIISNDTSLSLRLLKIVNSSFYNFPSEIDTISHAISIVGTAQLRDLALATMVLTAFGDFPEEFINMESFWKHSVGCGVAAWVIALNCSEANPERYYLTGILHDVGRLILFENHPEKARKIMERCHAESKIAYQVEREVLGFDHGQIGAALLAEWRLPPNLGDVVKNHHSPLEATEYFKEVAILNLADLITKSMELGSTGDVLIPPLAPEIWEKIGMQVDSLPLLWQQIQNQYDETIEIFLPE